The proteins below come from a single Halothiobacillus neapolitanus c2 genomic window:
- a CDS encoding KpsF/GutQ family sugar-phosphate isomerase, which produces MNPNNLLAMAKQVIDIEAQACQALSARLDHQFITACELMLKCDGRVIVIGMGKSGHIGGKIAATLASTGTPAFFVHPGEASHGDLGMITRRDVVLALSNSGETAEMLAILPVIKRLGTPLVALTGRPQSTLAKAAEAHLDVSVEREACPLNLAPTASTTAALVMGDALAVALLDARAFQPEDFALSHPGGTLGRRLLLRVQDVMHTGDRIPRVMHNQTIKQALIVISSGGLGMTTIVDEQQKLLGLFTDGDLRRILDQEEYDLNQPIERVMIRNPRTCTADKLAAEALAIMERDKINGLIVTDNQSHVIGALNMHDLLRAGVA; this is translated from the coding sequence ATGAATCCTAATAATCTTCTTGCGATGGCAAAACAGGTCATCGACATTGAAGCGCAAGCCTGCCAAGCCTTGAGCGCTCGACTCGATCACCAATTCATCACCGCCTGCGAGTTGATGCTCAAGTGCGATGGTCGAGTGATTGTCATCGGCATGGGCAAGTCGGGTCACATCGGCGGAAAAATCGCGGCGACGCTCGCCAGCACGGGCACACCGGCCTTCTTCGTTCACCCCGGTGAAGCCAGCCACGGCGATTTGGGCATGATCACGCGGCGCGATGTCGTGCTCGCCTTGTCCAACTCGGGCGAAACCGCAGAAATGCTGGCCATCCTGCCCGTAATCAAACGCTTGGGTACGCCCTTGGTGGCACTGACCGGTCGGCCACAATCCACGCTCGCCAAGGCGGCAGAAGCACATTTGGATGTATCCGTTGAACGCGAAGCCTGCCCGCTCAATCTCGCACCAACCGCCAGCACCACGGCGGCACTGGTCATGGGGGATGCCCTGGCTGTCGCCCTGCTCGACGCGCGCGCCTTCCAGCCGGAAGATTTTGCGCTCTCACATCCCGGCGGTACGCTGGGTCGCAGGCTCCTGCTTCGGGTTCAGGATGTCATGCATACCGGAGACCGGATACCGAGGGTCATGCACAACCAGACCATCAAGCAGGCGCTGATCGTGATTTCATCCGGTGGGCTTGGCATGACGACCATCGTGGACGAACAGCAAAAACTGCTGGGTCTGTTTACCGATGGTGATCTGCGCCGGATTCTCGATCAGGAAGAGTACGATCTGAACCAACCGATCGAACGCGTGATGATTCGCAACCCGCGCACCTGCACAGCGGATAAACTGGCGGCCGAAGCGCTTGCCATCATGGAGCGGGACAAGATCAACGGCCTGATTGTGACCGATAATCAATCCCACGTGATCGGCGCACTCAATATGCATGATCTTCTTCGCGCGGGCGTGGCATAG